One stretch of Nitratiruptor tergarcus DSM 16512 DNA includes these proteins:
- the cas2 gene encoding CRISPR-associated endonuclease Cas2 yields MYIILVYDICTIEKEGQNRLNKVMKLCRQYLHHTQKSVFEGELSEAKFIKLQNSIKNIIDFNNDYVIFYRIDNKNNVKKYNLGISFDPTTNIF; encoded by the coding sequence ATGTATATAATACTGGTTTATGATATTTGTACAATAGAAAAAGAAGGTCAAAATAGACTTAATAAAGTAATGAAATTATGTAGACAATATCTTCATCATACTCAAAAAAGTGTTTTTGAGGGTGAATTAAGTGAAGCAAAATTTATAAAATTGCAAAATAGTATTAAAAATATTATAGATTTTAATAACGATTATGTAATTTTTTATAGAATTGATAATAAAAATAATGTAAAAAAATACAATTTAGGAATATCTTTTGATCCTACAACAAATATATTCTAG
- the cas1b gene encoding type I-B CRISPR-associated endonuclease Cas1b, whose protein sequence is MREYYIFKSGRIKRKDNTLFLEYFENEKVLKVPIPINDIDSLYIFGEVDFNTKLLNYFTQHQIMMHIFNYYGFYSGTYYPREFLLSGDLLVKQVKYFTSRKKRLSIAKEFVKGAIYGAIANIKRYKEKIDNEIEILKSLYKSVDEQHGIRALMGVEGNAKDIYYSCFEKIITQDIDFKKRVKNPPDNMINALLSFVNSLIYTFVLKEIYKTQLNPTISYLHEPSTRRFSLSLDIAEIFKPIFGDRLIFEMLNDRKLSKKDFDKSLNFAYLKEEGRKKVITAFEERMNRTILHKKFRKRIKYKRLIRLELYKLIKHLLGESEYKHFKIWW, encoded by the coding sequence ATGCGTGAATATTATATATTTAAATCTGGCAGAATAAAAAGAAAAGATAATACACTGTTTTTAGAGTATTTTGAAAATGAAAAAGTATTAAAAGTTCCTATACCGATAAATGATATTGATTCCTTATATATTTTTGGAGAAGTTGACTTTAATACAAAACTCTTAAATTATTTTACACAACATCAAATTATGATGCATATTTTTAACTATTATGGTTTTTATAGCGGAACATATTATCCTAGAGAATTTTTATTGTCTGGTGATTTATTAGTTAAACAAGTAAAATATTTTACTTCAAGAAAAAAGAGACTCTCTATTGCTAAAGAATTTGTAAAAGGTGCTATTTATGGGGCTATTGCAAATATTAAAAGATATAAAGAAAAAATTGATAATGAAATAGAAATTTTAAAATCATTATATAAAAGTGTTGATGAACAACATGGAATTAGAGCTTTAATGGGAGTTGAAGGTAATGCGAAAGATATATATTATAGCTGTTTTGAAAAAATTATTACTCAAGATATTGATTTTAAAAAAAGAGTAAAAAATCCTCCAGATAATATGATAAATGCTCTACTTTCTTTTGTTAATAGCCTTATTTATACTTTTGTTTTAAAAGAGATATATAAAACACAATTAAATCCAACAATAAGCTATCTTCATGAGCCAAGCACAAGAAGATTTTCTTTATCATTAGATATTGCAGAAATATTTAAACCTATTTTTGGAGATAGATTGATTTTTGAAATGTTAAATGATAGAAAATTGTCCAAAAAAGATTTTGATAAATCATTAAATTTTGCCTATTTAAAAGAAGAAGGAAGAAAAAAAGTCATAACTGCTTTTGAAGAAAGAATGAATAGGACAATTTTGCATAAAAAGTTTAGAAAAAGAATTAAATATAAAAGATTAATAAGATTAGAACTTTATAAGCTTATTAAACATTTGTTAGGAGAAAGTGAATATAAACACTTTAAAATTTGGTGGTAA
- the cas6 gene encoding CRISPR-associated endoribonuclease Cas6, protein MRFGINFLYSDEVFIPAQYRKFFLAFIKEALKHTEEGKRLYDYYFNERKNLSKPFTFSIHINSKQKITNRFLTNNIKFYFSTNNLILTTLIYNGIKKLEKYDPLHTNIKFITDIFPIYQKKIKLNKVMFKSLSPILVRDIKNKKGKGYLTFDHEDFIQNLKYNLNNLSKNFLDKEIMIKDMDIQIFEAKRVIVPTYGGEIGNNLIFQLKAPNKLLELVYDIGIGAKRSQGYGMVEVLR, encoded by the coding sequence ATGCGTTTTGGTATAAATTTTTTATATTCTGATGAAGTTTTTATTCCTGCACAATATAGAAAATTTTTTCTTGCTTTTATAAAAGAGGCTTTAAAGCATACCGAAGAGGGAAAGAGACTTTACGATTATTATTTTAATGAAAGAAAAAATCTCTCAAAACCATTTACATTTTCTATACATATCAATTCTAAACAAAAAATAACAAATAGATTCCTTACGAATAATATTAAATTTTATTTCTCTACAAATAATCTCATTTTAACTACACTTATTTATAATGGAATAAAGAAATTAGAAAAATATGATCCTCTGCATACAAATATCAAATTTATAACCGATATTTTTCCTATCTATCAAAAGAAAATAAAATTGAATAAAGTGATGTTTAAATCACTTTCTCCAATTTTAGTTAGAGACATAAAAAATAAAAAAGGAAAAGGCTATCTAACTTTTGATCATGAAGATTTCATTCAAAATCTAAAATACAATCTAAATAATTTGTCTAAAAACTTTTTAGATAAAGAAATTATGATAAAAGATATGGATATACAGATTTTTGAAGCAAAACGTGTAATAGTTCCAACGTATGGAGGAGAAATAGGAAATAATCTCATTTTTCAACTCAAAGCACCTAACAAATTATTAGAACTTGTTTATGATATAGGTATTGGAGCAAAAAGAAGCCAAGGATATGGTATGGTTGAGGTATTGCGATGA
- a CDS encoding IS256 family transposase, with the protein MRNDSEIFKKILTGFVTEEDPLLAMMKWMMDQLMQIEAQMKVGAAKGEHGSERKSHFSGYRPRRFDTRLGTVYLMIPKIRRGGYIPFFVTEKRRSEQALIAMVKEAYVNGVSTRKIERLAKELGIENISASQVSQINKGLDEQVEEFRNRPLQKEYPFIWVDALYEKVRNHEDRVVSTAIMIAYGVTIEGNREVLAIEPFVSESTETWKSFFDRLKARGVEKIALLISNAHQGIQKAFKQSFIGASWQRCKVHFMRNILAHGPHRAKEKFAARLKSIWLQEYREDALQIAQMIIDEYDKKFPEAIEVLQNGLENSLQFYHFPQIDKRRISSTNVLERINKEIRRRSKVVSVFPSRESYLRLIATYLMEYTENWESERSYI; encoded by the coding sequence ATGAGAAATGATAGCGAAATTTTCAAAAAGATCCTAACAGGATTCGTTACAGAAGAAGATCCGCTGCTTGCAATGATGAAATGGATGATGGATCAGTTGATGCAGATCGAGGCACAGATGAAAGTGGGCGCAGCCAAAGGAGAGCACGGCAGTGAGCGAAAGAGCCACTTTAGCGGCTACCGTCCAAGAAGGTTCGATACGAGGCTGGGAACTGTATATCTGATGATCCCAAAAATAAGAAGAGGTGGCTATATTCCTTTTTTCGTCACCGAAAAGAGAAGGAGTGAACAGGCTTTAATTGCAATGGTGAAAGAGGCCTATGTCAATGGAGTATCGACCAGAAAGATAGAGCGCCTTGCAAAAGAGTTGGGTATCGAGAATATATCCGCTTCCCAAGTGTCGCAGATCAACAAAGGACTTGACGAACAGGTCGAGGAGTTTCGTAACCGACCCTTGCAAAAGGAGTATCCTTTCATCTGGGTCGATGCTTTGTATGAGAAAGTGAGAAACCATGAAGACAGAGTGGTATCCACAGCCATTATGATAGCCTACGGCGTGACGATAGAGGGCAACAGGGAGGTGTTGGCCATTGAACCCTTCGTCTCCGAGAGTACTGAAACGTGGAAAAGCTTTTTCGACAGGCTCAAAGCAAGAGGCGTCGAAAAGATCGCGCTGCTGATCAGCAACGCCCATCAGGGGATCCAGAAAGCTTTCAAGCAGAGTTTTATCGGAGCTTCGTGGCAGCGATGCAAGGTCCACTTCATGCGCAACATCCTGGCCCATGGCCCCCACAGGGCCAAGGAGAAGTTCGCTGCCAGGCTCAAGAGCATCTGGCTGCAAGAATACAGGGAGGATGCCCTGCAGATTGCACAGATGATTATCGATGAATATGATAAGAAATTTCCCGAAGCGATCGAAGTCCTGCAAAACGGCCTGGAGAATTCGTTGCAGTTTTACCACTTTCCCCAGATCGACAAACGGCGAATCAGTTCGACCAACGTTTTAGAGAGGATTAACAAGGAGATCAGGAGGCGCTCGAAGGTGGTGTCGGTCTTTCCTTCAAGAGAATCGTATCTGAGGCTGATCGCCACCTATCTGATGGAGTATACGGAAAATTGGGAATCTGAACGCAGTTATATCTAG
- the cas8a1 gene encoding type I-B CRISPR-associated protein Cas8b1/Cst1 translates to MMLKVYLGDWLYNASILGFLNINSYLWELKTIGDKKELISQDENLLKFGDNYIEFDRKIFEGFSERFFDYAFNQYGRYENLIKLFEEYREDLYSLKSSGNLDYLNKKYFHGKEQNDKIPQKLPIEIFDRFKKILQGFKLLKDKLGKIPSKNEIKKDVNLLINLLQNAIEIMKKDKEEFWESDVQIYLRNIYGQKSFLNLSVNKNRFEKFYKDFEEPLKEDKVKKDKKLLCISCMEKKAKKNTIFDTGISKFYGLNKDSINFVWNFNPKLPLCEICEIIYFSYFAGLIPLQKDGKKVFYFVNSDSSIVDLVSKNNLLKSVLNPDLTQNILLDFFTQLILETSYEKAFFTLQNIAVLELDLNNETMPKVYSFNLSREKAKFLKESQTKENLKEFSKNYYKIKDTKISILPEIISLILENKLYFNYLNKLLKMYIAYQNGSKNYETNINPYKVQTLNLLVSKFIKDVGGKTMNMSENEMWRVYYEGKELANILRDKKVENKIQSISYKLLNSLRIGNSSQFMDILLRTYMAYREEIPSSFIKVLQNKEDFYSIGYSFLNGFLGNEKEEVKK, encoded by the coding sequence ATGATGCTAAAAGTCTATTTAGGTGACTGGCTTTACAATGCAAGTATACTAGGATTTTTAAATATAAATTCTTATTTATGGGAATTAAAAACCATTGGAGATAAAAAAGAACTTATTTCACAAGACGAAAATTTACTTAAGTTTGGAGATAACTATATAGAATTTGATAGAAAAATTTTTGAAGGGTTTTCTGAAAGATTTTTTGATTATGCTTTTAATCAGTATGGAAGATACGAAAATTTAATAAAGCTTTTTGAAGAGTATAGAGAAGATTTATACTCCCTAAAAAGCAGTGGAAATTTAGATTACTTAAATAAAAAATATTTCCATGGTAAAGAACAAAACGATAAAATTCCACAGAAACTCCCAATTGAAATCTTTGACAGATTTAAAAAAATACTTCAAGGATTTAAGCTATTAAAAGACAAACTGGGCAAAATTCCTTCTAAAAACGAAATCAAAAAAGATGTAAATCTTTTAATAAATCTTCTCCAAAATGCTATAGAAATTATGAAAAAAGATAAAGAAGAGTTTTGGGAAAGTGATGTTCAAATTTATCTAAGAAATATTTATGGTCAAAAAAGTTTTTTAAATCTTAGTGTAAATAAAAATAGATTTGAAAAATTTTATAAAGATTTTGAAGAACCTTTAAAAGAAGATAAAGTTAAAAAGGATAAAAAGTTATTGTGTATTTCTTGCATGGAAAAAAAAGCGAAGAAAAATACGATATTTGATACAGGAATTTCTAAATTTTATGGTCTTAATAAAGATTCTATAAATTTTGTATGGAATTTTAATCCAAAACTACCTTTATGCGAAATTTGTGAAATTATTTATTTTTCCTATTTCGCAGGTTTAATCCCTCTTCAAAAAGATGGCAAAAAAGTTTTTTATTTTGTTAATTCTGATAGCTCTATCGTTGATTTAGTAAGTAAAAATAATTTATTAAAAAGTGTATTGAATCCTGATTTGACCCAAAACATTCTTTTAGATTTCTTTACTCAGCTTATTTTAGAAACATCTTATGAAAAAGCATTTTTTACTCTTCAAAATATAGCTGTCTTAGAACTAGATCTAAATAATGAAACAATGCCAAAGGTTTATTCTTTTAATCTATCAAGAGAAAAAGCAAAATTTTTAAAAGAATCGCAAACTAAAGAAAATTTAAAAGAGTTTTCCAAAAATTATTACAAAATAAAAGATACAAAAATTTCAATACTTCCGGAAATCATTTCTTTAATCTTAGAAAATAAACTTTATTTTAATTACTTAAACAAACTTCTAAAAATGTATATAGCTTATCAAAATGGCTCAAAAAATTATGAAACTAATATAAACCCATATAAAGTTCAAACTTTAAATCTACTTGTTTCAAAATTTATTAAAGATGTAGGAGGCAAAACAATGAATATGTCAGAAAATGAAATGTGGAGGGTTTATTACGAAGGTAAAGAACTTGCAAATATTTTAAGAGATAAGAAAGTGGAAAATAAAATACAGTCAATTTCTTATAAACTTTTAAATTCACTTAGAATAGGAAACAGTTCACAATTTATGGATATTTTACTTCGAACTTATATGGCTTATAGGGAAGAAATCCCTTCTTCTTTTATAAAGGTTTTGCAAAATAAGGAAGATTTTTATTCTATTGGGTATAGCTTTTTAAATGGATTTCTTGGAAACGAAAAAGAGGAGGTAAAAAAATAA
- a CDS encoding CRISPR-associated helicase/endonuclease Cas3: MEKVYAKLYYQNGKLVPETLERHTENLLKELERIKGLYGKELKDIGTTDNFWNALKIACLFHDLGKVSSHFQKKIKKYLNEPEKIPSDLDKEIPHNYLSGIFLYVPEIKGTITKGYFNYILFSVLFHHHRKIDFSQEYFLKVIEKDIKNKIDTLKWLKKYRFFISDIPSDKADILYKKIESFYFNSPKIKNIKKDKTFILLKGLLHRLDHSASAHLSVEENRISNVEEKLLSYLSKKENFKGLKPFQKKAKEQRNKNVLLTASTGIGKTEFAINWIGEDKAFYTLPVRVSVNAMYERFINVFKEDQEKIGLLHSDALFYGIRENEKIDDLLSIEEHVIKTQATRQFSMPITITTADQLFTSVFKYPGYEKIYATLMYSKIVLDEPQSYSPDTLAVIIKGLQEITYYGGKFCFMSATIHPFINEYLKNYAEELEPVFSDEKKHKIKLEDKTINEFSNDMISQFNQSKKVLVITNTVKKAQELFKFLKDNKNLNVKLLHSLFIQRDKKEKEEQIKNPCEPVIWISTQLVEASLDIDYDILFTEISTLDSLIQRMGRIYRKSGRIIDKNDNPNIIIATQEPSDKGKIYSKEIVKLTLEALKKYNLKILTESMKQELMKEVYNEEKIKETKFYLDFKKYMKLLDAGFEADTKGEAQQLFREILNINVIPEKVYQKNIDEIEKAIEVALDKEKKYSEKIQAFYTLNKFTVSISLYKLKNIIPTKITPEKFRKKIFTINFPYDVSLGLIIENKNVENIL, translated from the coding sequence ATGGAAAAGGTATATGCAAAGCTTTACTATCAAAATGGTAAGCTTGTTCCTGAAACTTTAGAAAGGCATACAGAAAATCTTTTAAAAGAATTAGAAAGAATAAAAGGACTATATGGTAAGGAATTAAAAGATATTGGAACTACTGATAACTTTTGGAATGCTTTGAAAATTGCTTGTTTATTTCACGATTTAGGTAAAGTTTCTTCTCATTTTCAAAAAAAGATAAAAAAATACTTAAATGAGCCAGAAAAAATCCCATCAGATTTAGATAAAGAAATTCCACATAACTATCTTTCAGGAATATTCTTATATGTTCCTGAAATAAAAGGGACTATTACCAAGGGATATTTTAATTACATCCTTTTTTCTGTTTTGTTTCACCATCATCGAAAAATAGATTTTTCACAAGAATATTTCCTAAAAGTCATTGAAAAAGATATAAAAAATAAAATAGATACTTTAAAGTGGCTGAAAAAATATAGGTTTTTTATATCAGATATTCCCTCAGATAAAGCTGATATTCTATATAAAAAAATAGAAAGTTTTTACTTTAACTCTCCTAAGATAAAAAATATCAAAAAAGATAAAACTTTTATTCTATTGAAAGGACTTCTTCACAGATTAGACCATTCAGCATCAGCACATCTATCTGTAGAGGAAAATAGAATTTCTAATGTAGAAGAGAAATTATTATCTTATCTTTCTAAAAAAGAAAATTTTAAAGGTCTAAAACCATTCCAAAAAAAAGCAAAAGAACAGAGAAATAAGAATGTATTACTTACTGCTTCAACAGGCATAGGAAAAACAGAGTTTGCTATAAATTGGATTGGAGAAGATAAAGCTTTTTATACTTTGCCTGTTCGGGTTTCTGTTAATGCTATGTATGAAAGATTTATTAATGTTTTTAAAGAAGACCAGGAAAAGATAGGACTTTTACATAGTGATGCTTTATTTTATGGAATAAGAGAGAATGAAAAAATAGATGATTTACTTTCTATTGAAGAACACGTCATAAAAACACAAGCTACAAGACAGTTCTCTATGCCAATTACTATAACCACAGCTGACCAGCTATTTACATCTGTTTTTAAGTATCCTGGGTATGAGAAAATTTATGCCACTTTGATGTATTCAAAAATAGTATTAGATGAACCACAAAGTTATTCACCAGATACACTTGCAGTAATAATAAAGGGACTTCAAGAAATAACCTACTATGGTGGAAAGTTTTGTTTTATGAGTGCAACAATTCATCCTTTTATCAATGAATATTTAAAAAATTATGCAGAAGAATTAGAACCTGTTTTTAGTGACGAGAAAAAGCATAAGATTAAATTAGAAGATAAAACCATTAATGAATTTTCAAATGATATGATTTCTCAATTTAATCAGAGTAAAAAAGTTTTAGTTATTACAAATACAGTAAAAAAAGCACAGGAATTGTTTAAATTTTTAAAAGATAATAAAAATCTAAATGTTAAACTTCTACACTCGCTTTTTATTCAAAGAGATAAAAAAGAAAAAGAAGAACAAATAAAAAATCCTTGTGAACCAGTTATCTGGATTTCAACTCAATTAGTAGAAGCTTCTTTGGATATAGATTATGATATTCTGTTTACAGAAATTTCCACTTTAGACTCTTTAATTCAAAGAATGGGAAGGATTTATAGAAAATCAGGAAGAATAATTGATAAAAATGACAATCCTAATATTATTATTGCTACACAAGAACCATCAGATAAAGGAAAAATTTATAGCAAAGAGATTGTAAAACTTACATTAGAAGCTTTAAAAAAATACAATTTAAAAATATTAACTGAAAGTATGAAACAAGAGCTCATGAAAGAAGTTTATAACGAGGAAAAAATAAAAGAAACTAAATTTTATCTAGATTTTAAAAAATACATGAAACTTTTAGACGCAGGTTTTGAGGCTGATACCAAAGGAGAAGCTCAACAGCTTTTCAGAGAAATTTTAAATATAAATGTTATTCCAGAAAAAGTTTATCAAAAAAATATTGATGAGATAGAAAAAGCAATTGAAGTCGCATTAGATAAAGAAAAAAAATATTCTGAAAAAATACAAGCATTTTACACTTTGAATAAGTTTACAGTAAGTATATCTCTTTATAAACTAAAAAATATTATCCCAACCAAAATAACCCCAGAAAAATTTAGAAAAAAAATTTTTACTATAAATTTTCCTTATGATGTTAGTTTAGGCTTAATAATTGAAAATAAAAATGTTGAAAATATATTATGA
- a CDS encoding IS3 family transposase: protein MQVQSKMRSEGYPISITKLCKLLNIPRRSFYYKPVKRIRKLDEERVKKVKEKIEKFPTYGYRCLALLLGMNKKAVQRILQLKSWQVRKRSKGHRPRAKMMPSRSHYPNQRWTIDMTRIYSINDGWSTLACVIDTCTREIVGWRLSKSGKAKTAEAALQEGLIYRFGRLQRLKEPIVLRSDNGLVFTSKSFTKTIKDYNFTQEFITPYTPEHNGMIERFFRTIKEECIWYYNFKSLKEANKIIEEWINFYNQKRKHSALQYKTPVEVFHLVA from the coding sequence ATGCAAGTACAGAGCAAAATGAGAAGCGAGGGCTACCCAATAAGCATCACAAAACTCTGTAAGCTGTTGAATATTCCTCGCAGGAGCTTTTATTACAAGCCCGTCAAAAGAATACGGAAATTGGATGAAGAGCGTGTTAAAAAAGTCAAAGAGAAGATAGAGAAATTTCCAACGTATGGCTATCGTTGTTTAGCTTTACTGCTTGGGATGAACAAAAAAGCAGTGCAGCGCATTCTGCAACTAAAAAGTTGGCAGGTAAGAAAGCGTTCCAAAGGGCATAGGCCAAGAGCCAAAATGATGCCTTCGCGTTCACACTATCCCAATCAAAGATGGACTATTGATATGACCCGCATCTACAGTATTAATGATGGCTGGAGCACTTTAGCTTGCGTGATTGATACTTGTACCCGTGAAATCGTTGGATGGAGACTCTCAAAAAGCGGTAAAGCGAAAACAGCAGAAGCTGCTTTGCAGGAAGGCTTGATCTATCGATTTGGAAGACTTCAGCGATTGAAAGAGCCCATTGTATTACGAAGTGATAATGGATTGGTTTTTACCAGTAAATCGTTCACCAAAACAATCAAAGATTACAACTTCACTCAGGAGTTCATCACTCCTTATACTCCTGAACACAATGGCATGATTGAAAGGTTCTTCCGAACCATCAAGGAAGAGTGTATCTGGTACTATAACTTCAAATCACTCAAGGAGGCTAACAAAATTATTGAAGAATGGATCAATTTTTACAATCAAAAACGAAAGCATTCAGCGCTGCAGTACAAAACACCTGTAGAAGTGTTTCACTTGGTAGCTTAG
- a CDS encoding transposase, translating into MTLSIVMDVFQGKTTVSEVARKYDLAPGAIEEWMEDARRGMENQLRARPKDIAAMYEEKIKDMKAVIGELTLENIALKKYDASVGKEKK; encoded by the coding sequence TTGACACTATCCATTGTGATGGATGTTTTTCAAGGGAAAACTACAGTATCTGAAGTTGCGAGAAAGTATGATTTGGCACCTGGAGCAATAGAGGAGTGGATGGAAGATGCACGTAGAGGTATGGAGAATCAATTAAGAGCCAGACCTAAAGATATAGCTGCCATGTATGAAGAGAAGATAAAAGATATGAAGGCAGTTATAGGTGAATTGACATTGGAGAATATCGCATTAAAAAAGTACGACGCTTCTGTAGGAAAAGAGAAGAAGTGA
- the cas7i gene encoding type I-B CRISPR-associated protein Cas7/Cst2/DevR, protein MANLQPKGLTVSVIFDAMSLNYGEGVGNISELKKISRSGELLSYESRQAIRYDIYRMLKELFFIDNKKEEPLTADQDVVQFKPEATIKDYIEADLFGYMKTEQGKGSLTRSAVVRITPAISLEPMFLDVEFGTNLNFAQRAGTDPNPFQFEHHLSLYSYTITIELDRVGEDLNDSISLEPSEKARRVNMVLDVLKVLNRNIKGRMENLNPFFSIGGVYNVKNPFFLGRLKIKYNRETRKYLLDTPIISSVLEMSFNGKKVKDNSYIGIVGGYWENEKEIKNLLPEEKIYNVNDFFEALKEQVNEYYGV, encoded by the coding sequence ATGGCTAATTTACAACCAAAAGGATTAACAGTTTCAGTAATTTTTGATGCAATGAGTTTGAACTATGGAGAAGGAGTTGGGAATATTTCAGAACTTAAGAAAATTTCGCGTTCTGGTGAACTTTTGTCGTATGAATCAAGACAGGCTATTAGATATGATATCTATAGAATGTTAAAGGAATTATTTTTTATAGATAATAAAAAAGAAGAACCTTTAACAGCAGATCAAGATGTTGTCCAGTTTAAACCTGAAGCTACTATAAAAGATTATATAGAGGCTGATTTATTTGGATATATGAAAACAGAGCAAGGAAAAGGCTCATTAACAAGATCTGCAGTTGTAAGAATAACTCCTGCTATATCTCTTGAGCCTATGTTTTTAGATGTAGAATTTGGAACCAATCTAAACTTTGCCCAAAGAGCAGGAACAGATCCAAATCCATTCCAATTTGAACATCATTTATCTTTATACTCTTATACAATTACAATCGAATTAGACAGAGTCGGAGAAGATTTAAATGATAGTATTTCTCTTGAACCTTCTGAAAAAGCGAGAAGAGTCAATATGGTTCTAGATGTATTAAAAGTATTAAATAGAAACATTAAAGGTAGGATGGAAAATTTGAATCCTTTTTTTTCTATTGGCGGAGTTTATAATGTTAAAAATCCATTTTTCTTAGGAAGATTGAAAATAAAATACAATCGTGAAACAAGAAAATATCTCTTAGATACTCCAATTATTTCATCTGTTTTGGAAATGAGCTTTAACGGAAAAAAGGTTAAAGATAATTCTTATATAGGAATTGTAGGCGGATACTGGGAAAATGAGAAGGAAATCAAAAATCTTTTACCTGAAGAGAAAATTTATAATGTAAATGATTTCTTTGAAGCTTTAAAAGAACAAGTAAATGAGTATTATGGGGTTTAA
- the cas5b gene encoding type I-B CRISPR-associated protein Cas5b, which translates to MKLLKIKAYQIFANYRKPMSFNFWDSYPLPPLSTVRGWFHTVVEAKEYIPMSMSIQGKFSSVVQDLQTLIKFDRKRNKEGEIVLKSFKNKVFSKSPTFVTNIYDIHLNIYIKAEEKYLKLFKENLLKNEYPSLGRKEDLIRIDYIDFIEAINKDFSEEEHIIDYGIYLNKETAVNLGIVGINYRMNFKYDKELLDKTGLRYFEKKDVVYIDHDYIEDGDLLFDEEDKRVIDLIGY; encoded by the coding sequence GTGAAGCTTCTTAAAATAAAAGCTTATCAAATTTTTGCAAATTATAGAAAACCTATGAGTTTTAATTTTTGGGACAGTTATCCGTTGCCGCCTTTATCTACGGTTAGAGGATGGTTTCATACTGTAGTTGAAGCTAAAGAATATATCCCTATGTCAATGAGTATCCAGGGAAAATTTTCGTCTGTTGTTCAGGATTTGCAAACACTTATAAAATTTGATAGAAAAAGAAACAAAGAAGGGGAAATAGTTTTAAAAAGTTTCAAAAATAAAGTATTTTCAAAATCTCCCACTTTTGTAACAAATATTTACGATATCCATTTGAATATATATATTAAAGCAGAAGAAAAATATCTAAAGCTATTTAAAGAAAATCTTCTAAAAAACGAATATCCTTCCCTTGGAAGAAAAGAAGATTTAATAAGGATTGATTATATTGATTTTATAGAAGCAATAAATAAAGACTTTTCAGAAGAAGAACATATAATAGATTATGGCATTTATTTAAATAAGGAAACAGCTGTTAATTTAGGAATTGTAGGTATAAATTATAGAATGAATTTTAAATATGATAAAGAGCTTTTGGACAAAACAGGACTTAGATATTTTGAAAAGAAAGATGTTGTATATATAGATCACGATTATATAGAAGATGGAGATCTCCTTTTTGATGAAGAAGATAAAAGAGTTATTGACTTAATCGGATATTAA
- the cas4 gene encoding CRISPR-associated protein Cas4 yields the protein MKKLYITGIEIAYYFICKRKLWLFSKDITMEQNNQLVELGKIIHEITYKNKRKEIEFEGIKIDFFEKKNALIHEVKKGKTMEKAHVWQMKYYLYRLKLLGINCKGMIDYPLLRQRVTVILEKGDIEKLEDLINKIEEIKSLKIPPKVIDKIFCKKCSYYELCYA from the coding sequence ATGAAAAAATTATATATTACGGGAATTGAAATAGCTTATTATTTTATTTGTAAAAGAAAATTATGGCTTTTTTCTAAAGATATAACAATGGAACAAAATAATCAATTAGTAGAATTAGGAAAAATTATTCATGAAATAACTTATAAAAATAAAAGAAAAGAGATAGAATTTGAAGGAATAAAAATCGATTTTTTTGAAAAGAAAAATGCTTTGATTCATGAAGTAAAAAAAGGTAAAACAATGGAAAAAGCTCATGTTTGGCAGATGAAATATTATCTTTATAGATTAAAACTTTTAGGTATAAATTGTAAAGGAATGATCGATTATCCATTATTAAGGCAAAGAGTTACTGTCATTTTGGAAAAAGGAGATATTGAAAAATTAGAAGATTTAATAAATAAAATTGAAGAAATTAAGAGCTTGAAAATCCCTCCTAAGGTTATAGATAAAATTTTTTGTAAAAAATGTAGTTATTATGAGTTGTGTTATGCGTGA